From Zea mays cultivar B73 chromosome 3, Zm-B73-REFERENCE-NAM-5.0, whole genome shotgun sequence:
tttttctagcactcgcgcgaggtcaggaattggttgtacccactttcatatcacattgatgttggtttgtggacacggatccatggggatgcgtggtctatggGAGGAAAAtgaaataaggattaacgtgcggatacctgtgtcaagcgtttgaatgtactaagcacatgacgagaaatatggtaaatcggtaagcctagtacctgattgaacctggcagcagtttgccctcctcacgcgacctgagacgtggtctcccattccggttatggtgggtacaagtgcggtcactgcacgacggcagtcggggtcagtggggcattgtacgccaaggcggtgagcccctctctgctgacggggaatcgatggggacggttgatgtgtgtggggacggagtgcctcgtcacgtcgtgtgtttaggtttgccttgcaaggataaaaactcgatttgaatcgtctgcttctcgcagctaatgagactacttgatccattgtactgcattgagtaacaagtggaaatatgatgagttgatataagatgttgattgctaataatgtttgctactatgtatgagtagatagtacacatttagccttaagagagtcacacttaaattgacaaagttaaaacttgacttagaaactcagctagtgcttttggcaaaccaaaccccacagccaaatagctgcatgtctagaggtagaggagtagactcctcacaccgggtaagtctagctgagtattagtatactcagccttgcttgtggcataatttttacaggttctctggaggacatggttgctgcagtgacttggccatccaccttACCACcgtgttggactgtcgagtgggaccccgcctcggccgaggaggagcatgaggagtgatgggacaggcttccccatctctctgtttatttaccgttagttaatttccgctgcacttcaaacaatgatggtcACTTTCGCAAAACTACGATGataatgatgtaataatttaacactcttacctgcatggttttatgctttattgtatttgctctgtgactcaccatcgagtgagattgtggtacttgatcctgtcagtggccttgtcggactagatccgagggattgacgggttattctcatttaagtgtagtctagcctctaaggcagggcttaggcacttaagttggaataattcgggcagttccgccacaggaaTATCTCTATGTACAACCGCCCAGAGATCTCGCACGTAACGTGCTTGCCCGTTTATTCGCCTGTGTCCTCCGACTGAAGGACGTCTGCCCTTTATAGACGGGCCGCCGCAACCCCTTGATTCGATCTGCTATATTGCAGGAACCACCCTTGGAATATCTCTATGTGCAACCGTCCGGAGATCTCGCACGTAACGTGCGTGCCCGTTTATTCGCTTGTGTCCTCCGACTGAAGGACGTCTGCCCTTTATAGACGGGCCGTCGCAACCCCTTGATTCGATCTGCTATATTGCAGGAACCACCCTTGGAATATCTCTATGTGCAACCGCCCGGAGATCTCGCACGTAACGTGTGTGCCCGTTACTCTTGATTGACGTGGCAGTCTAGGTATGATATTTGATAACCAAGTAAATAAAAGGCAAAAATTAAACTACCGTTTAGAATACGACACGTCATAACCGCGCATCGTTGCAAGTCACAAATCACGCGAAACGCGATAAATAAAGTCACAAGTCACGTGGTTCTCTGCACATATAAGTCACGCGGTCTATAGCCTTTTATTTATCTCATGTGAAGAGTAGAGAACACTCCCACATATAAGGTGATTCTCTTATATCTAGATAAGCGATGTGGGACTAAAGCCCCGTCTAATTCTACGCACTACCTTATCTTCTTTATTAAATTAGGCCACACACAAATAGGGTCTAATTCCAACAGGCCAGTGCTATGCTGTCGTACCGATGTCTATCATTCTGATGCACTCATCAAGTTAAAGTCATCTCTCTATAGTATCTGCCTCTGTGACTATCGGACTGgatattttctttctttcttccGTGTAATGCCTTCCAAAGAATTTGTTTCCTCCAATTTTCTGACGCCGTAATCCTGCCAACCAAAGAGCACTGCAGTGCCGATTTCTATAGGAACAAAATTCCTATTCTTTCCCTACAAACTTCCTACATTCAGGGTCCTCCTCGTGTGCCCATCCCATATTCAAGATTACGTCCGCTGACTCCTCAGGCCTCCCACTGCGTGTGGGGCCGAGCCAGCTTGCTCCATCAAGCCGAGAGCAGTCTCCCACTCTTCTTTCTCACCTCGCATCGCACTGCCTCAATCTCTCGTCTCTATTGCTTCTCTGCCGGAGCTCCTACAACCTCGCCTCGCGCAGCACTCCGCTCACCCTCCCTGACTCCCTCCCTGCCGCTGGGATGGCCGGCAAACGAGGTCGGTCGGccttccttccttccttcctGTGCTGGGCTCGACTCGGTTCGGTGCGGAGTCGGGTGATCTCTCCCCTGCCATTTTGGTTGCATGATTGGCGTGTCTCTTTATGCAGTTACGGGCCGCGATGGGCAAGACGAGGGCGGCGCCAAGGCCGGGCTCCCGGCGATGGACATCTCCCTCGCGTTCCCGCAGGCCACGCCTGCCTCCATTTTCCCGCCGTCCGGTGAGAGctttattcttttttttttcctCACTCAATTCGCTGCGACGAGGAGTGAGTGAATGACTGAGTGAGGGGATCATGATCTTTGCGCCGTGGAATCGGGCGTGCTGTAAGGACTAATGTAAATATTCTCTGCTAGGATGGCTGCGGTGGTTGCCTGCTAGTTTTGCCCATCTTTTGGTACCAATTTCGATGAGGCGTTCGTACTAGTATAACTGGCTAACTATCCAATTATCTGCCCATTTTAACGCCTGGTACCGTTGTCTAGTTTTGGTACTGTTTGGTGGTCTTTATTGCAGTTCCAGCTGCTTCCTTAATTAGTGCACTGGCCTCATTTATACCAACATCTGCAGATATGCAGGTTGCTTTCCAATTATAAATGGCTATGTTTCTGAACTTGTACTCAGCAGTTTTAGGCTTGCAGAGTTTGGTTCTAGAGTTATGCAGATAAACAGTTGCAGTCCTAGTGCAACCCTGGAATCATGCAGCTTTCTAGAATTTGTGACTTCAGAACCGAATTACAATTACAGAAGCATCAATTTGGCAATGTTGCGAACAGAATAAATAGTTAGTGTTTTGGTAGGCTCGTTCTTTATCTGGATGGGTTACTTTCATTGCTTCAATGCATAGCCATGACCTGTGCTCATCAGCTCATGTCCTCGTTTCCGACAAGTAGTGGTGCCTGAAAGCGCCAATGTCTCTATATTTATATATAAGGTTCAACCTTTACATGATGGAGTATACAACTAGAACTCCTAAGTTGATACAAATTTTTTACATAATTAATCTATGAATCAACCTACTAAGAAAATTGGCATACAAGAAAGAAAACTGGCCTAGACAGACATCTTAACAACCCCTTCAATCATAACTTTCAAGTTGAAACTGTACTTAAACTTTTCTAGCTGACGCACCAAAAGAGTTTTGGTGAAGCCATCTACAATCTGATCTCTAATGGGTACAAAATCTATCCCAAGAAGCTTCTTTGTAGCACTTTCTTTCACAAAATTGTAATGAACCTCTATACATATAGTTCTAGCATGAAACACAAGATTTGAAGACATATTTTGCTTCCATATTGTCACACCGCAGACTTGTTGTCTTTGGACTTCCAATCTTTAACTCATTCAATACGATCTGAATCCACATGATCTTTGTTGTAGCATTTGCCAAAGCCTTGTACTTTGCTTCAGTACCTGATCTAGACATAGTAGTTTTCTTGCACTAGAAGAGATGATATTGGAGCCTAAATGATAATCAACCTCTATATGTTTAGTTCTGACATGAAACACGAGATTTGAAGACGAATATTTTGCTCCTATATTGTCAAACCATAGACGCGTTGTCATTGTTTCGAACAAGCATCGGCTAGTAAATTTGTAATGCACGTTTTAGGGCTTGGATGATGTGCAAGTAGGACACAAGGGTTTATATTGGTTCCGGCGGAACGTCCCTACTCTAGTCTTCGGTGGCTTGTGCTACCGACTCTTGATTGTTCATAGCAGGGATTACAAGCTGGGCGAGAGAGGGAAAAGTTCCCAAGTCTCTGGTTCATGTGCGTGTGCATGTGTTTGTCTCCCCCCATTCGTCGGTTGCCAGTCCTCCCTTTTACATCCCAAGGGTAGGGCTAGTTACAGTATTCGTTTACGTGAGAAGGAGGAGAATAATAGAAGAATCAAAGGAAAGGTTTCTGACAGTCCACTCTATTTGGTGACGTCTTTTTCCTGTCACCTGTTTGTCTTGTGGTTTCTTACTTGTAGACTCATCCTGCTCAAGACGGTCCCACGTGTGGGTGCAGTGTCCCGTACCGACGTTCGTTTCTGGCTCTGATGGGGATCCATGCTGGAGTTAATAGTACAGTGTCACCTGTAGTGGCGATGCACGCCCCTTGAGTGGCTTGTCACGACGAATGGTTCGTTCGTACCGTCCATTTCCCCCGTCCCTCCATATCCCACGGTCAGTCCTTTGCATCATTTCCCATCCCCTAGGGAAATGGGAGCCTACAGTTGATTTAGACATAATGGGTATGTGGATTAGGCAAAACAGTGACGCTCCCCATTCCGAGCCACGTCGTCGTAATTGTTGCAGTAGTGGAGGCTAGGTACAGAGCAGTCAAATTTGTACAATTGACCCCCGGGTCATGTACGATTCGTCCGACCCCTGAAATCGTGTCTGATTCGGCCAAGCCCTGAGTTCGCCTCTGTCTCGCCCAACCCTTGGATGTTCTCGCCTCGCCACCAAGGttcgaccctcgggcgaggcggagattatcCTGCGGGGTCGGCTAAGGTTCTCCCATGCTTTGGGGGTCGGCTATGACTCTTTTGGGTGCTTTTATTTGCTATGACCCATGGGCCTAGAGGCTTGGGGGTTTTAAGCTCGTCACACGTTGTCTTTGGAAAAAATTCAATCTTTAAATCATTCCAGTACGATCTGAGTCCACACGATGTTTGTTGTAGTATttgccaaagtcttgtactcagctTTAGTACTTGATCTCGACACGGTAGCTTGTTTTCTTGCACTCTGAGATATGAGATTAGGGCCCAAAAAATACAGCAAATAGATCTTCTTTAGGCCATGGATGCGATTAGCCGATAAGGCATGTAAGTACTTGTTGATTGGTTGCATACCGCTCTTCATAGGTAGAGTTGGCGATGATGACTTGTCATTTTGTTGTACTTTCATCTTAGCTTGTGGCGTCAGTGACGTCCTAGTGAGGTGGCTTCTAGACGCGCTCCTCGCACCACGGTCAGAACCTGTGCCTTTCATAGGTTATGGTTCGTcttgttgagcttctctgcaaCAATATGATTGGCAAGGAAATTTGTGGTTGAGGAGGTAGTCATAGAGTTGTGGTGGCTAGATTCTTGAGTCTAACTAACAGCTCTGATTACCATGTCAAAAATTAGAGGTGGTCAAAAGCGTTGCACCCTCCATAACTCCATAAGGCATATGTAAAAAAACTCGATTGGTAGGGGAAAGATCGCCcccacggtattatattaagaagctcAATCGAAGCCCTGATCGAGAAAGGTCACAAAAAGCTAGTCCCCCCGTGCAACATGAGGGCCCGCCCTCTATAGGACAGATCTTTACTCGTGATTTGAGTCCTCCCAGCCCTACACAAGGATCCGTCCCCCATAGGCCAGTCCATCTCGTGTGCACACAACCAGGGACCAGCGAGTGACCTTTTTTAACCTCGGACTGAAATTCGCTCCCAATGGGGTTTGAATTCAGTAcccgaggagtgctactcagaccacctaaccaacttggctagaggccctttcgcaaggCATATGTATCTAAGTCTCTATATTTATACGTAGGGTTCAACCCTTTATGTGATGGAGTATATAACTAAACTCATAAGTTGATAAAGATTAGTACACAATTGATCTATGACTCAAATTACTAGAAAACTTATCATGCTAGAAAGAAATTGGCTTAGACACATATCTTAATAACACCGACCATTTCTGGGCAAGCATTAAACTACTCAACCTTATATTTGGCTTAGGGGGTGCGAAACTAGATATATATAATCCTAATACCTAAAGTTCAGTTTTCTTTGCTAATTTTCATGGCTTTCAATTACCAAATTTCAAGTATACTGCATTATTTACTGGCTTATGAGTATGTACACCCTCATTTGCAGCTTCGGATTATTACCAGTCTGATGATTTGCTGACCAGTGAAGAGCGCTCTATCAGGATGAAGGTCAGGGGTATTATGGAAAAAGAAATTGCTCCCATTATGTCAGCGGTATGTTAAATTGGAGTATTAACTATCTGAAACTGTTTGCTTATGACATAAGTCATTGCCAAATATGCTTTCATTTTTATAATACCTTGTTAGTTTGCATTACAGTCTAAATATCCATAAGTCATTTTTTTATTATAGTTTGGATTTACGTCCTAATGTCCTTAAAGCAGTTCCTCATCAACCTTTTTTATACAATAGCATAATCATTATTGATGCGCTACTGCAGTACTGGGAAAAGGCAGAGTTTCCATTTAATGCCATTCCTAAACTTGCAAGCCTTGGTGTTGCTGGTGGTACAATAAAGGTATTGATTTCTCAACATTTTCGCTGCCATTTTATATGTTAATTAGCTTTCTCTGTATGGGCAATATTTATTTGAATCTACAGTTTAACATCAATTTAAGGTGAGCAATTATTTTAATGGTTCCCTTTAGTACTTTACTTTCTATTTTTTTTATATGAGTTATAGGTACAAATGACATCGACTGATTAGTTTGCATGAGACTAGTGTTGTCAATTGCCAAAGGTTTTCAGAATATATGACCACTTACTATAAACTGTTCTTTAACATTAATGCCTTTTTTTGCCTCTTCGGTGGAGGGTTGAATCATATTAAGTTTGATATTATGTACATATTTATGTTTTAGTGCTCCAATATTTCTCAAGTTTGATGCGGGTCTGGCTTACTGCAGGGTTATGGGTGCCCAGGACTTTCCATTACTGCCAGTGCTGTTACTATGTCAGAAATTGCACGGGTAGATGCAAGCTGTTCCACATTTATACTGGTGCACTCCTCTCTTGCGATGGTGACAATAGGTTCAGAAGCTGGATTTCTTTTTAATTCATACTATCTTGTGTTAAGAAGTTTTGTTGATTACCATTATCAATTGTGCTGGAGCTGAACTGCTGTCTCTCTATTTTGTCTGAAGAACAGCTCTTTGTGGATCCGAGGCTCAGAAGCAGAAGTACTTGCCATCCCTTGCTCAACTTACTACTGTTGGCTGTTGGGTAAGTTACAGTATCCTTAAGCATAAAAATGTTTAAATGACAGATTCTTCTCCTAAAAGAGTCTTTGTGTAGGCTTTGACAGAGCCAAACTATGGAAGTGATGCGAGCTCCTTGAGAACTATAGCGACCAAGGTGAAGCTTTTGACGTATTTGAGTTTTACTATAATAATCTATAAAGGAGGACTTTCAATACAGTCTGTACAAGGCTACAGGCGTATTACATCGTTTTAGTTTATTCATTTGTCCCTTGGGCCTTGGCACACCCCAGTATAAGATATAGAATTGGGGATAACTAGGATATTTTGTCCATCCCAATTTCATTGGTGTCCGGGTTTCGTGTCCGTTTCCTGCCTTTTGCAGCAAAAGTGAAGCGCAGGGTTATGTACAAGGTTACTTGTATTCAATAGTTTGTGTCGAACCCAGAGCCACTGCTTTTGACATCATCCATTGATCTGTGTGTATTAATAGGTGTGATAAACACatatttcctcgaaaaaggatttgAATCTAAAAGTGAAGCCATAAGCTTCTGAATTCTCATACTGGACCCGAATCCTACAAAAACCTAGAAGGCACTAAGCTGTGCAGATGTGGCCACTCGGCATTCAACATTGCTGGATTATCTATCTCTTTTTATTGCCAAGCAGTACTATGCGCCTTTAAGTGTTGGCTTACCGTGGACAGgcacctggtgggtggcacatagATGGTCAAAAACGCTGGATCGGTAACAGTACTTTCGCCGATGTGCTCGTCGTGTTAGCCAGGAATGCAGACACACAACAGCTAAATGGGTAAATCATCTTGCCTTGGACCACCATTGTACTTAAGCATCCAACCGATTATGAACACGCTATATTTTCTTCCAATCTGTTGTCTCAAGCGCCAACCCTATCTTCGTGTTATAAAGTCAGTTTCCACTGACGAGTTCTGCGTTGCCTTGTTTTCTCGCTTCCACCAGGTTCATTGTGCGGAAAGGAGCTCCTGGCCTGAAAGCTACAAAGATCGAGAACAAAATTGGCCTCAGGATGGTTCAGAACGGTGACATAGTTTTGAACAAGGTGTTCGTCCCTGACGAAGACCGGTTGCCAGGCATCAACTCGTTTCAGGACATCAGCAAGGTACCGGCCAACACTCTTCCGATTCTGCTTCTGCCGTGCCAAACTATAAGCTCGGTGATGTAAATCTGCTTGCCTATTCTCACTGTGTGCAAGCAGGTGCTCGCCATTTCACGCATTATGGTGGCATGGCAACCGGTTGGCATATCAATGGGGGTCTTCGACATGTGCCACCGGTACGTGGCGCCATACGTTCTGACACTTCTTTCATCACAGGCAATCCTTTCACCCCCCCCTTTTCTTTTGTCATGtaaaaaacaaaaaaacaaaaaCCGATCGAAACAGGTATCTGAAAGAAAGGAAGCAGTTCGGAGTCCCTCTGGCGGCGTTTCAGCTGAACCAAGAGAAGCTCGCCCGGATGCTCGGTAACGTCCAGTCGATGGTCCTCGTCGGCTGGCGTCTCTGCAAGCTCTACGAGTCGGGGAAAATGACGCCGGGCCACGCTAGCCTAGGGAAGGTCTGTAGTGTGTTTTGCAGACTCGGCTGGCACGGCCGTCTCTCGCTTTGATAACTCAGTCGCTCGCTCGACGCTTTATTCCTGGTCCTGGCTGTGATGTGACGACGCGTTTCTAATGTTTTTTTGTTTaggcttggaactccaggacggcCCGCGAGGTGGTCTCCCTTGGCCGAGAGCTGCTGGGTGGGAACGGGATTTTGGCCGACTTCCTTGTAGCCAAGGTATGCGGTAGCGATCTAGTAGGAGTCGTCTTTTCCCGGTGGTGGTTTTACACCTCGACCAGCCACTCGTAGTATAGGAGCCTTTAGCTATCAGTTACCACCCCCACCCCCTTTTTTTTAATCCATGTATGTTTAACAACAACAAACAACAAATGTGGTGATCTCTGTTTACATACAGGCGTTCTGCGACCTGGAGCCCATCTACTCGTACGAGGGCACGTACGACATCAACAGCCTGGTGACCGGCAGGGAGGTCACCGGGATCGCGAGCTTCAGGCCCGCCGCGCCAGCGAAAGCCCGGCTGTGACGTGATAACCTGTGTCCCCGTGTTGCAGGGAACTGGAGGCGAATAAATCATGATcaggtcgtcgtcgtcgtcgccatcgAACAAACTGAGCACGTTCCTGGAACCCGCCCGGTCAACGTTGGCTGCTCACATGGTGTACCGTAGCCGAGTGCGGATGGGAACGGATTCCTAGATATATGTAGTACTATACGAAGATATCTGTTGCGGGTGGATTACTGTAAACCGGGTCTAATCTCTGTTGCGGTGTTTGCCGTCTTTGGTCAGAAGGTAAGGGGGGAACGCCAGGCAGATCTGGTGGGtttggttgttgttgttgtcgtgTTGGGTGGGTAGCATGCGAGTGTGGAGGCCTCGACCAATGAATAAAACATGGTGCCGTTTGGGCGGTAGTACGTACACAGGCAGGCGGGTCGAGAAGAGTCCGTCGTCTGGAAGTTATGGTAAGTAACATCTCGGCGGCTAATCAGGCTGGAGAGTGCTACCAGCTAGTTTGGGCTCGACAGGCGAGAGCGAGAGTGACCTCTCACACCCACAGGTCACACTGCATATCTGGCTATCTGCACAGCTCCAATACACCATCCCATTACGGCTGCTTCGTTTCGTGCAAGTAGGCGGTAGCTTTTATGGTATGCGCACCAGGCGTGCATACCCCCGGAGCCCGGAGGCGATGGCTTCAGCGAGCCTCTCTCTGTCTCTATCTCTGTCTGTCTATCTGCCGTATCTCATGGTGTGCTCTCATCGACGCTGGCCTCCTGGCACGTACCTGTTGACGTCAACGACGGTACGTGGGAGAGTGAGTACATGCGAAAGCGAATCGCGTTCGCGTGACGGTCGACCTGGGCCCACGAGGGGACGCATCGTGCTCAAGCATGCTCTCCCCATTTGTCCACCCAAATTATCCACGAGCTCGCTATTTGGTGGCGATGGCGAGTGATGGCGAAGGCTTTTTCGGTCGGTCTCCCCGTGTGGGCGTGGGGACGCGGGGGCGGGGCCGACTCGGCGACCGCTCCCACCGAACCTCCACTGCCGATGCGGTCCCGCGCGCAGGCGCACCCAACGCGTGAGCCAAAgctaggggtggatatcgagctaGCTCGACTCGTTATGGCTCGTTACTGTAACAAGccagctcgactcggctcgttatactaacgagctaaatatctggctcggctcggctcattAGGAAGCTCGAGCCAACTTGTTAGGCTCGCGAGCCACACAACTAAATAcaaagatctatgtacataaatatatatatatataactgaaAAAATCGTATTTTAAGTTTTTAACACTACAAACCCAAAAAATTTATAATATTATTATCATATCATCGTCCCAACTTCTAACTTTTAATATCAAATTAAATAGCCAAATATATATTAACTTACAGATTTACAAACCCTTATTATAATAAGATAGCAATAAGCATCATTATAAagcaattcatcatccatttcaCAAACATGTAACATTTCATTGCACAACA
This genomic window contains:
- the LOC100283936 gene encoding Acyl-coenzyme A oxidase 4, peroxisomal, with the protein product MAGKRVTGRDGQDEGGAKAGLPAMDISLAFPQATPASIFPPSASDYYQSDDLLTSEERSIRMKVRGIMEKEIAPIMSAYWEKAEFPFNAIPKLASLGVAGGTIKGYGCPGLSITASAVTMSEIARVDASCSTFILVHSSLAMVTIALCGSEAQKQKYLPSLAQLTTVGCWALTEPNYGSDASSLRTIATKAPGGWHIDGQKRWIGNSTFADVLVVLARNADTQQLNGFIVRKGAPGLKATKIENKIGLRMVQNGDIVLNKVFVPDEDRLPGINSFQDISKVLAISRIMVAWQPVGISMGVFDMCHRYLKERKQFGVPLAAFQLNQEKLARMLGNVQSMVLVGWRLCKLYESGKMTPGHASLGKAWNSRTAREVVSLGRELLGGNGILADFLVAKAFCDLEPIYSYEGTYDINSLVTGREVTGIASFRPAAPAKARL